The following are encoded together in the Lepidochelys kempii isolate rLepKem1 chromosome 7, rLepKem1.hap2, whole genome shotgun sequence genome:
- the LOC140915165 gene encoding cystatin-1-like: MAFPAAVAGPWLCFLLLLGVPLTLGATLLGGKQNVPVSDPEVQKAAQVAVKTFNDRNNCMYYSQVLQVLSAQRQVVSGFMLHLTMELVGTLCRKNQGEPVDLSKCPLPPPPQQKKVRCEFQIWSQPWLNRTQTDFRCNSGSH; encoded by the exons ATGGCATTCCCTGCAGCAGTGGCAGGTCCCTGGCTGTGCTTCCTGCTCCTCCTGGGGGTTCCCCTCACTCTGGGGGCCACTCTTTTGGGGGGGAAGCAGAATGTGCCGGTGTCAGACCCAGAAGTCCAGAAGGCTGCACAAGTAGCCGTAAAGACCTTCAACGACCGCAATAATTGCATGTACTACAGCCAGGTGCTGCAGGTGCTGAGCGCCCAGAGACAG GTCGTGTCTGGGTTCATGCTACATCTGACCATGGAGCTGGTGGGGACACTGTGCAGGAAAAACCAGGGTGAACCCGTGGATCTCAGCAagtgccccctgccgcccccgcCCCAACAGAAG AAAGTGCGCTGTGAGTTCCAGATCTGGTCTCAGCCCTGGCTCAATAGGACACAGACAGACTTTCGCTGCAATTCGGGCAGTCACTGA
- the LOC140915166 gene encoding cystatin-like — protein MAVPAAVAGPWLCFLLLLGVPLTLGTPIAGGLQNVPVSDPEVQQAAHAAEQTYNQRSKSPYYSQGLQVLSAQRQVVSGLMLHLTMELVGTLCRKSQGGPVDLSKCPLPPPPKQKKVRCEFQIWSQPWLKRTQIGQQCKSVSH, from the exons ATGGCAGTCCCTGCAGCAGTGGCAGGTCCCTGGTTGTGCTTCCTGCTCCTCCTGGGGGTTCCCCTCACTCTGGGGACCCCTATTGCTGGGGGGCTGCAGAATGTGCCAGTGTCAGACCCAGAAGTCCAGCAGGCGGCTCATGCAGCTGAACAGACCTACAACCAGCGCAGTAAGAGCCCCTACTACAGCCAGGGGCTGCAGGTGCTGAGCGCCCAGAGACAG GTCGTGTCTGGGCTCATGCTACATCTGACCATGGAGCTGGTGGGGACACTGTGCAGGAAAAGCCAGGGTGGACCCGTGGATCTCAGCAagtgccccctgccgcccccgcCCAAACAGAAG AAAGTGCGCTGTGAGTTCCAGATCTGGTCTCAGCCCTGGCTCAAGAGGACACAGATAGGTCAGCAATGCAAGTCGGTCAGTCACTGA